In Bacteroidales bacterium, a genomic segment contains:
- a CDS encoding ketoacyl-ACP synthase III, with translation MDTIRATITGVAAAVPDYILTNEELSQMVDTTDEWIMTRIGIKERHIIREPGKGSSDVGAKAVSLLLEKTNTKPEEIDLLICATVTPDMQFPATANIISDKVGIKNAFSFDINAGCSGFLYTLSTGAKFVETGKYKKVIIVGAEKMSSIVDYQDRATCPIFGDGSGAVLLEPTNEDIGIIDEILQSDGVGRVHLHQKAGGSVKPASQETVAAREHYIYQEGQAVFKWAVSKMADVSVEVMKRNKITPENLAWLVPHQANMRIIEAVARRMGIKPEQVMINIQKYGNTTAATLPLCLWEWEPVLKKGDNIILATFGAGFTWGAIYLKWGYNGNEI, from the coding sequence ATGGACACAATCAGAGCAACTATTACTGGAGTCGCAGCAGCAGTTCCAGACTATATTCTTACCAACGAGGAGTTAAGTCAAATGGTTGATACTACCGATGAATGGATAATGACAAGAATTGGTATTAAAGAAAGACATATCATTCGGGAACCAGGAAAAGGAAGTTCGGATGTTGGTGCAAAAGCAGTATCACTACTACTTGAAAAAACCAATACCAAACCGGAAGAAATTGATCTTCTCATTTGTGCAACCGTGACACCAGACATGCAGTTTCCTGCAACTGCAAACATCATAAGCGATAAAGTAGGAATAAAAAACGCCTTTTCATTTGACATAAACGCAGGTTGTAGCGGATTTTTATACACTCTTTCGACAGGTGCCAAGTTTGTAGAAACAGGCAAATATAAAAAAGTTATAATTGTAGGTGCCGAAAAAATGAGTAGCATAGTTGACTATCAAGACAGAGCTACTTGTCCAATATTTGGAGATGGTTCAGGTGCTGTTTTATTAGAGCCTACAAATGAAGATATTGGTATAATCGACGAAATATTACAGTCTGATGGAGTAGGAAGAGTTCACTTACATCAAAAAGCTGGTGGCTCTGTAAAACCCGCTTCACAAGAAACAGTCGCAGCACGCGAACACTATATATATCAAGAAGGACAGGCAGTTTTCAAATGGGCTGTGTCAAAAATGGCAGATGTCTCTGTTGAAGTAATGAAAAGAAACAAAATTACACCCGAGAATTTAGCTTGGTTAGTTCCGCATCAGGCGAATATGAGAATTATTGAGGCTGTTGCAAGACGTATGGGGATTAAGCCAGAACAGGTCATGATTAATATTCAAAAATATGGTAACACCACAGCGGCTACTCTCCCATTGTGCTTATGGGAATGGGAACCTGTGTTGAAAAAGGGTGACAACATTATTCTTGCAACATTTGGAGCAGGCTTCACATGGGGAGCAATATATTTAAAATGGGGATACAACGGCAATGAAATTTAA
- a CDS encoding polymer-forming cytoskeletal protein, whose translation MGKINNTVDINSINIICRGTTINGDITTDGEIRIDGVVEGNLHAKGKVVIGTSGRLNGEIVCRSADIEGKVEGKINVNELLSFKNTCVFKGDIVTKQLSIEPGATFNGTCQMSNNIVQNTEIKNKQS comes from the coding sequence ATGGGAAAAATTAACAATACTGTTGACATCAACTCAATAAATATTATTTGCAGAGGCACAACCATTAATGGAGATATTACAACGGACGGAGAAATAAGAATCGATGGTGTTGTTGAAGGAAACCTTCATGCAAAAGGAAAAGTTGTAATAGGAACATCGGGTCGCCTTAACGGTGAAATTGTGTGTAGAAGTGCAGATATAGAAGGAAAAGTTGAGGGAAAAATAAATGTTAACGAACTACTTTCCTTTAAAAACACATGCGTTTTTAAAGGCGATATCGTAACAAAACAATTATCAATTGAACCCGGTGCTACATTTAATGGCACATGTCAAATGTCAAACAATATAGTTCAAAATACAGAAATAAAAAACAAGCAAAGTTAA